AAACAGATTACTTTAATATACAATTGAAAAAAGAGAGGAAAATTGGTGCATCCATCCTTTCAAGTGTgagcaaataagaaaaaaatgtatcccCCACTTAATCTTGAcctgtataaaaaaaactaactaactGAACATCCCTATCACGAACCGGTTCAACGACGCTAATTGAAGAATCACATCGAACGTCAACCTCCTCTCCATAGAACTCTTCTGCCCGGCGGCGGCGGCATCATCATTGCATGACTATAGCGCAACTAATTCTTTGCCATGTGTTGTTGTATTGAGACTTCTCGCAAAGCTTGGTTGGAGCCGCTTAGAACGTTACGATGCGTGCGAATCAGTTCTGTTTGGCGTGTTGGCGCGATCGCACGAACGTGTATCAATCATCATCGAGCAAGTGATTCTGTCTCGAAACAGGTTGCAAGTTCCGTTTTTACCGGTACCGGGTTAGTGTATTGCCGCCGACTGGTAATTCATCTTACCGGGACTTTTCTCCAATTTTGAACGAAGGTTTAGAAACAGGTGGGTCTGATAACGAATGTGTTTTGATCTTGCGGTGCGATCGTTGATGAAGTTCGTCTACATCAAGTGTGATGAGCAGAACACAACTGCTTTATTATACCTCAATGATATGCGGAAATGTGGCAATTGTTGTGAGATGCAGCTACGTTATTGACATTGAAAACGGTGGAATTGGGAACGTTTACAGTagctttttttgtgaatatgcggtaaaaatttcaatctgTTCAAATTAACAGTGTAACACTATCAGAACGCTAAAATATTATGTCATTTTGAACGAATCGCaccatttcatttaaaaaatgataacaacCCCCTTACCTAGTACTACATAGACAAGTCGTATATCAAGTGGTGCACgttttgtttgttaaatttatgtgGTGAGCAACAATACGTATATAGTGTTATATTTTCGATGCAGATCGTTGTTTGTTAAGTTTGCGGGGTAGGAAGTTCTATTGTGGCGTGGCATTATGGCGAATTGAAATATTCTATGAGAAGGTGTTTTCCGCGAAACAAATTAGAATATTGCACTGAGTTGTGCACCGGAATTATGGATAGGTTCTATTTTTGAACGACCTCAGTGTTCTCTGAAAGCATCGCAGAATAGAACTGGACAGATAAAGCAGCGACGAAGTTATCAATTATTTGAGTCTtaattcaaagtttcaaaatgttgaaattcaTTTCATATTAGAACATCGATTTTATACTGGGGTCCGAGTGCAGTCCAATAGGAACTTACACGTTCTCATACGTCAATGGGAGACAATGGGCAATTTCAGATGAAATTTGATGCTGTTTTTGAACCACCTTCGGAACTTCTTTCACACAACGGCTTTGAGTAAAACAGAAGAGTGGTACAAGAAAAGGGATTCCCGGAATTAAAAGCTTGAGGGCCGAACTGTCCCTCGACTTAACAGGGTGCCCcatatcaaattttaacttatatGGTTAACTTTAAGAGGTCGCTCAACGACGCTCACTACTCATTACTTGTAGTTTGAACTTCAACAGGAAAATGGGGGACTCTTCGGagttcataattttttgcagaatttttaagtaacgctTACATgcgtgaattttaatttttaggttggtatgggaaaattgaatatttagtaCTGAAAACTTAACACTTAACATTATTttcgtttcttctgtggaaccaagtctgctaatagtttttgtgcgaatttataattttttcaaaggaaattttttgttaaacaactttatcgaagaccgtaacttcgtatctttttagacaaaagagttattaggtgttgaatggggGAATGCCTTTAGGCAatggaaaaacaataaattcaattgacatcactgctgggcgcctagcgaggtattgaatgactacttttcatgcgaTACTAcgcgaggcaccagcagtgttgtcaattgaatttatcgtttttcATTGCTAAAAGTCATactcctgttaaacagctaatgactttttgccttataaaatacgaagttacggtcttcgccaaagttgttcagcggaaaatttctttaGAGTATtcataaattgacacaaaaatcatTAGCAGCCTCGGTTTtacagaataaacaaaaatgatgcagtttttcagtacaaaatattaaatttttccatacacgccttaaaattcaaatgtaaacgttacttaaaaattctgcaaaaaatctttgggtttgaatcaaaacaaagcttttaagatctcgtagggtttgagaaattaaaaagttaCACCCAATTGACTtggtctttgaaaattttaattttcttttttttacaagttgACAAATTGAATTAAATCACTACATTTCTATTCATTTTGCATCATGAGATATGTCGCTCTTCTCACATTCATTATTTGGTGTGTGTGTGCGAAATCATGTGTGTGAATTAATACATGCCAATCAATTCGGTTTCGTCCCCAAATCAAACACACTAAGTGCTCGTGCTAATCTTATAAGTAAAATCGCAGAAAGCCTGGATGAGAGAAGAACTGTTGCATGTATTTTTATAGATACTTGCAAAGCCTTTGATTATGTTCATCACAAGATCtaagttaaaaattgaaatatttcggtTTCTCCGAAAATGCCAGGCAGCTTATGGATCCTTATCTCTCTAACAGACTCTAACACATTCTGAGAATGAGGTGAGTTTTTTTGAGAGCTAGTTGCAACTCCCACTAAGGGATGGCGCTTATCAAAATGGTTcctttcgatgaaattttgtatggaaaaattgagagttaccttttttaaatttttttgacgatactggcacactttttgaaaagttccAAGGGTTCCTGCacattttccggattttttgcACCCGGTGCTGGTATCAAACGAGGTGGTGAAAGTTGTTAAAATCGCGTAAAACTATCGGTGAGagagtaaattttttgttttgattttctttccttGGTACCAGCAGGGCTGCCAGTTGTGATATGTTTTTgtgtttcgtaatttttttttcaatttaacacaTTAATATAAGAATAAAGTGCATCTAAGAAttgctttttttgttaataCTGTTTATAGTAAAGCGTAATCGCTTATTTCAAGCTATGACTTGACAAATCCGTGGTACTTATGAGTATTCTCGATCAGAGGGATTTGGatgtattttaaacaattttgaacaactATATTTGCTGCTCTTAAATAGAAAAGGATTGAATTGATGATCAGTCATCTATTTTATATTTACGCTTACGATGCATGCAAATCATATCTAGTTTCTCAGATAAAAGCTTCAAATTTGCACCAATTATGTAATATGTTTTTCGCCAATattctttaacaaaaattctaGTTAGTTTATGGATaatacataactttgaaaatccaAACACCCGTACGGCtgttttctaaaacaaaacaatataaCTTCAAATTTAATGTCCTAAAGGAACGAAGCTCTAACGGTTGCTTATAATATCGtcctttgaaatcaaatttctagAAACGTCACTGGTGAACTGGCAGCAAATCACTGAAATTGTTAGAAGTAAATTCGGAAACCTGACTTCACAAGTAAACTTTGGTTCTGGCGCGTTAATATTATGTCTGAAGGGCACTAGAAGACGGCGTTCTATATTGGTATTAAAAACGAGTTAAAAACGGTGTGATTTTGTTGAGATACCTAAGACATGTCTCAACGACTCACGAAAAAGTGAGAGTTAGGATTACTTGCAGCAACTAATATTGATCAACCGGCTGGTTTGCATATTAAATTCAcaaagtatttttcaaattctaaaagggtttcaattaaataaattggcatctcttttgctttcaatccgtttttttgttttgctttattCTTCGTTTCATACACGCTTCGgaatttttgcgaaaaaaacaaacattttaaccACCATGCACAAATATGGCATTATACATGCTCCGGATTTggtactcaaaattaagttggaCCGTGGATCAAAACATGGTTCTATgctataaacataaaattgagtACCCCTTCTcttccttgcgatggttcaaaacggactTCGAACTGCGCATTAAAAATTAATCCCTTTTTTCCTTCAGGGAACATTAAAGAGTACAAGCTTAAggattatttatgatttttgtgaaaaaaaaacgtgaaaaattaatatgaaaACAGTTCTAGAAGGTATTATTGTACGCGTCAGCCTGGAATATCATCTTTCAAATGTTTCCCTTCGATTCCACCATGTATCACACGCTAGATGTTTAACGATTTAAGCTCATTTTCCCTCTATCCTCAAAGAAAAGTTCGGaactaatatttattttgtacaaactttttactgagATACCACGGAAAAAAGATGACTAGTTTATTGACactttgttttttaagttttattatccTTACGTTTATTGACACTgtaaaagtatattttcatcaaaaattgtttCCGTATTTAACGATGTATAACATgcaattttttgccgaaatttTAAGGCCAAAAATAAAAGTGCGTGTTATACAACGTGTTAAATTTAAAgcacatttcaaacttttttcaaaaacttttgctcAAAACACAACCCGCATAAATAAGAATTGTAATCAAACgatttctgtaatagtcaaacgacgatttgttgaagcgtaaaaaaactttttacaaacgattattcaaactgcacggagaaaaaagacgacagttgttctaattatttcgGCTgattataccaatcatcaaagcgcagttgattttttcgcatctaactttaaatataataaactcAACTACAAAATGATAATAGACCTAACGCAATCGTGGCTATACTTTGAACAAATATAGAGTATTATGAAATATGCGTGTAGTGTGTTTCCACAGCCTGCCTGCCATCCCTGCTCACAGCcagcataaaagaaaaaaaaattagaaaaattccgGCGGCGCGGAAGTTTTGTTGCAGCAAGAAGCTCCTTGCCACTAAAACGCCTCCGGGGTTCTAGCAACTTCATCGTTCCCGATGTTTGGCTCCGTGGATTGTTGGTGTAGATGGCCAAATACGacgggtaagtttttttttatttgattgaatttgatACGATGGCTAATAACATTTCTTCGATTCTAGACTATACCCCGTCAGGAGCAGCGAGAATGAGGGCCAGCAATGGACAAATTAAGCGCGGTCCAAACCCCAGGTTCAAAATGAGGATGTGTCAGCACAGCCAAAAATAAATGCCGGCTTCTCAGAAGATTCCTACTTTTCCAGGAAAGTAACGACGTTTACGGTCAGCTAGCGGCCAAATCATTTGCTGTTAAGGAGCTATGTTTTTTCGAACCGCATCCCATGTTTTGATTATTTCGTCCAGTCCGATAAATGGGCCCCAAAAGCTGGTGGTGAATCGAAGAAAATTTGCTGGGGAACATTGACAGAGAAGATCCAAGAAATATGGTCTTCTGGTGctgctaaaaaaaaacaacagatgatTGGAAGGGTCCAGTAATAAATGAGGTTAGAACCAGAAGTGCAACATACTGCTGCTGAAGCCTATTAAAGGGAAACTTTATGGATGcggttaaattttaataaattaaaacatgTAATAGTTTTTTAGATTAAGCAATAAATAATTCCATGGTATCACCcagaaatataatttgatttgaaaggAAAAACAACATGAATCTACAATATTAATAGCTGCGCTTATTGAATCAATCATTGACATATAATTCAATTAATCATAGTAACATTTGGCTAGATTATactataaaattgaatccacTATAGTTATTGTTAAATGCCCAAACTCAATCATACGATGAAAATTGAATCTATGATTTCTACTGTtaaatgcataaaatcaatcatagcagtacagttgaatctattacaGGTGTTTTTAAATGCAGAAATTCAATCTGGTAATCTATTATATATATAGttggaaatttaatatttatagttagccgagaattAGTCAGAAATAtgataagtggattattgttggaaatactatacttttttctccgtgtttgCAAAAACGAATGTTGAAAAGGTCCTTTTATTGAATtccctaaaaaaaataaactttctttTTAATACAGATAAGAAAATgcgtgaaaatttatattttgtgattagattttaatgttttaccttcctcaaactgaattttgagtttcatttcttgaccttgcaacaaaaaaaaatcaatttataaagTGTTCTTAGTTTAGCGTGTAAAATCaaattggaaaatcaatatcatAACAAAACGGATAAAAATTTCTCTCTTTCAACTGATTCCCTCTCTCCACTGAGAGGGAACTAGTGGCGGCTCCAAGCGGTCGTTTTGTGCGGACGCTTGCCGACACAGgccattgatttaatttttggaaGGAGAAAAAAACGCGTCCGTCGCcttaaaagtcatggcttactcctGTAAAAGAACATATTACACATGacacaaatattttaataaaaattttcaaccaaaatcaTATGGCATTGAAcctacaaaaaacaaaatttatcattttaaccTGCTCAAACAATCAGAAAAAGTTCCGACTTTTGAAGGTGTAACGAACCACCAAACTTGATTTGTTGATAAGcttggttaaaaaaataaataaataagtaaataaataaaagtctaaaagtttttgtttaaaattattataaaagtaGCGAACCACCTTATTCAAATATATATGACAACACGTATCGCCCTACTCTAATTTTTATATGTTTGAAGCATTTAGCGCCATCTAGATTTGAGAACCAGCCGAGACACAATTAGAAACACTTAAAACGGTTCCAATTTCCACcgtttgctcacgttttgctcTCGGTAGTTGGTATATCGGATAAGCTAGTTCTTATATCGAATATGTTATCGGTTCCTGGGGCTACGCAAAGACAAAAGAATCGATCCTTTTGTTTCAAAGCTGGACTTCCAATCCAAGTAATAAGATCGAAGCAACTTGTTCGGCCACTTTGTTGGAATGAGCTAAGCCGTTCAGTGCGTTATATTCCAAAAATTTAGTCAAGCCATATGAACTAGCAGTTTTACTAGTACGCATTTCTAAGGAAAAGAAATATTATACTATAATATATTTCGATACGAGTTGTTGGCCTGTGGTCAGATTTTTGAGTTACCGGTAATGTTAGATGAAAAtatatgcgaaaaaaaataattataaattaatcACGTGTCCTTTAGTGGTAGGGTAGGCGCGCTCAAGAAAAGGTATGTCTGGTGAAAAAAAGATATCAGTTAGCATACGCTGGTGTAATATAAAAGCGTATTGGAAAAGGTAACGAGTACCGTATTTTGTTGTGgagaaaaatgtaacaaatgaaTGTATGACGTTGACAGGAAACCCGCGTCAACGTGGGTCCGAGTCTGGGATCGAGAATCGTTGCACCTTTTCGGCTACGACAGAGGACCAGGAACGACACTCGGTTGCGGTTTGAATACCCCCGGGGTCTAGGAACACCGCTATTGCTACGTTGCGGTGCTTACGTGGAAGGCACGTGGGCTGTCGACATCACTCTGACAGCTACTCGGACAAAGCAGCTAGTACATGCACCAACCGGATAACAGGTTAGAAGTATCTGTCGTGATCCTTTCTTTTAAACCACTATTTCACCCAATATTGTAAATAGATTATTAAGAGGATTAGCAAGGAGCTCCTTAGGACTTTAGCGAAGGAATTTGCTAGGAATACAACGCAATTTGTTAGAGTACCAAAAACAGAACTCTTATTCGTTGCGCATAGCGCCTGGCGGGTAGGCAAAATCCCTCAAACGCAAAGATTGCATGCAAGTGGAAACCGCTTAAGGTCGATTTACTCCCATTGGACTTAGGATTggtatttttgtgttttgcgtGGTTATAATTATTCGATTTGGACTAATTTTCCCCGTTTAAATTGCTTAGCTTACCGTGGGCCAATTTTGTAGTGCTTCTTCGAGCCATTAACTTCACACCTGCCCAGAGCAAGAGTCTTTTGTGTCGGCTTTCGAACTTGTGACAGCAACCTTCCAACCGGAAGTGGCGCCCTTAATCAAGTTGCTGTCATTGTAGGCAAGAAATATTCGTTACAAAGGGTAATGCAATTGAGCAGGTCTTTAAAGTTAAATACCTTGGACTcctaattgatgaaaatttgcgatTGAATGAACATATACTCCGAGTAAGCTCCAAAGTCACCTCATATAGTTTTGCATTGTTAAAGAAAGTACGACGTTTTGTTTCCGAAAGAATTGCTTGGAAAGTATATTACGCTTACATACACCCGCACTTTGCTTACATGAACAGTATATGGGGAGGTGCAGCTTCTGTACATCAAAAACCTCTTTTTACaatacaaaattgttaaaagtctTCCAATTTTGTTTCCCACCGATTAACTTCATCAACTTTATGTGCTTTCTCTACATACTTtgaataagtttgaaaattgtGTATTGATCTATAGGATCTTAAATaacataataaaaacaaactttacaCCCACTCTTATTTCGGAAATCTAATTTATCTTtggaaaaaatgtacaaaacaaaaaaactcatTGGAAACAGACAAGGATCGACAAAAATAGAGATCTTCATCTGTTAtgagatttatttttgaatacatAACTTCGAAGTTAATTGATTGATGGTCATCAAAATTCAGTACTTTATCTACATATTTTATCTGAACTTTACATTTGAATTTAGAACCAAAATACAgttgttctttttttaaatataataaacgattgaataaaatgtttaaattgcgataaaaaaaatcgtaagaaATAACTTACGAATAAAAATTTTCTGTACACCAGACACTTCACGTatgttatgacaaaaatgtatgttcGTAAGAGGGTGCTGCATGTTCACTTCACTTCATAATGttgtgaaacaaaaatgagCGGATTAAATGAGTAAGAGCAACCGACACCCACAAAAAGAGTAATTATTCAAGATTCTCCTCCAGcaagtttatttacaaacatTGGAAGTTCGATTTCACAATGCCAGAGCATAATTGTGATATATGTATTTTAAAACCTACCTTCATTGGTACAGCTACTCATATCTCGACACTTCAATTTTCATTCTGAAGCAAAAAACTCCCCAATCTGTGCATTCGAAACCAGTGAGTGATTAGATAAAGAAGCCAGACTGTCCGGTCGTATATTGGGCATCAATTGTTGCCAGCCTTCCTCATTCGACAGGTTGCGTTCGAGTAGTGAAATCGTGTGTAGCGCAATGGCCGACAACAACAACATCGTTCAGGACCTGCCTCAAGCTTTGCAAGATCTGTTGAATCGTGTAGCTCTGTCTCAGGGATTCAAACCTTCCGGTTACAGCATCCAGCTGGAGTCGGGATCAACCGTTGGCGATGGTTTCGTGGGTAGAATGATTCGGGCCAATATAAAGGAAAGTGGGACTGATCGATCTCTGAAGGCCATGTGTAAAGTTATGCAGTCGAACCAGGAAGCACGTGATCGGTACAATTCGCCGCTTCTGTTTAGCAAAGAGTGTGACTACTATGCATCGCTGCTACCTACGATGTGTCGCTTCCAGGAGGAGAAACAAGTTCCGGTTGAGGCCAGATTCAGCGCCTTCCCAGAGTGCTATCTGTCGGTTTACGACGAGCAATCGAAAGAGTATATGATTGCTCTGGAAGATCTCCGGCAGCGACGGTTCGAGATGTGGGACAAATTGGTTCCGATGAGTTACGAGAATGTTAAACTAGTGATGGAGCAATTGGGGCGGTTCCATGCGGTATCGCTGGCTTTGAAAGATCAACGACCGGAAGTGTTTGAACAGTTCAAGGCCCACAGGGACGAGCTGACCAGAATCACcggaatcaaagaatttttggACAGTATGGTTAAAAAGTCGATCGACACTTTGGGAACTCATGAACAGGACGCACGGGAGAGGATGCAAAAATTGTACGAAAACTT
This sequence is a window from Uranotaenia lowii strain MFRU-FL chromosome 3, ASM2978415v1, whole genome shotgun sequence. Protein-coding genes within it:
- the LOC129751065 gene encoding uncharacterized protein LOC129751065, encoding MADNNNIVQDLPQALQDLLNRVALSQGFKPSGYSIQLESGSTVGDGFVGRMIRANIKESGTDRSLKAMCKVMQSNQEARDRYNSPLLFSKECDYYASLLPTMCRFQEEKQVPVEARFSAFPECYLSVYDEQSKEYMIALEDLRQRRFEMWDKLVPMSYENVKLVMEQLGRFHAVSLALKDQRPEVFEQFKAHRDELTRITGIKEFLDSMVKKSIDTLGTHEQDARERMQKLYENFWERINACLDPKAAEPYTVLCHGDIWANNMMFRYEEKSPQEVVFLDLQAIRNTSPVNDVVHFLFCATDDDFRQLHYKEMLQTYYNSLSNLLRLLGGDPERQFPQSAFQQQLKKFGIIGLLIAAFALPPTCTDYAKASNESMDDNSFLEFSTQERDEARYRKRMSGAIRDAIRFGYL